The following proteins come from a genomic window of Edaphobacter sp. 4G125:
- a CDS encoding cupin domain-containing protein — protein MHETIHVGGMNITFLQTRHETADALDVFELTIPPAASVVVPHTHLHYDEWILGMDGITTWTINGEILLIHPGESLSIPRGSPHFFANLHDQVARVICLQTPGVMGPEYYREIAAFYRPGDPDLASIGKVMHRYGVEPLIPAKQPDSSQLTNR, from the coding sequence ATGCACGAGACCATCCATGTAGGCGGGATGAATATTACGTTCCTCCAGACACGCCACGAAACTGCTGATGCGCTGGACGTCTTTGAGCTCACCATTCCTCCCGCGGCCAGTGTCGTCGTTCCCCATACGCATCTTCACTATGACGAGTGGATCCTCGGCATGGACGGCATCACCACCTGGACGATAAACGGGGAAATCCTTCTGATTCATCCAGGCGAAAGCCTCTCCATTCCTCGAGGATCTCCACACTTCTTTGCTAACCTGCACGATCAAGTCGCAAGGGTCATCTGCCTGCAAACCCCTGGTGTGATGGGACCGGAATACTATCGTGAGATTGCAGCCTTTTACCGTCCTGGCGATCCCGATTTGGCCTCGATCGGAAAGGTGATGCATCGGTATGGCGTAGAGCCGCTTATCCCTGCAAAGC
- the murQ gene encoding N-acetylmuramic acid 6-phosphate etherase, with protein MNADLNLATLSTETRNPRTTHIDQLSTLEMLTVINQEDQSVPLAVAKELPQIAQAVDEIARRFERGGRLFYIGAGTSGRLGVLDASECPPTFSVPPTLVQGLIAGGDSALRKSSEKSEDSREQGALDLSTAGFRRNEAPDTLVGIAASGRTPYVIGAMEHAKMMGALVISLTCVEGSEMAQIAEIAIAPVTGPEVVTGSTRLKAGTATKLVLNMLSTGVMIRTGAVYGNLMVNVQPTNDKLIDRAQRIIAEATEVDRTTAAELLTEAGSVKVAIAMQKLGLDRASAETKLAAAGGSLARALA; from the coding sequence ATGAATGCTGATCTGAATCTCGCTACGCTCTCGACGGAAACCCGTAACCCACGCACCACCCACATCGACCAGCTTTCGACACTGGAGATGCTGACGGTCATCAACCAGGAGGACCAGAGCGTTCCTTTGGCGGTTGCGAAGGAACTTCCGCAGATCGCGCAGGCGGTCGACGAGATTGCCCGGCGTTTCGAACGAGGAGGCCGACTGTTTTACATCGGAGCTGGAACGAGCGGTCGCCTGGGTGTGCTGGATGCCAGCGAATGCCCGCCGACCTTCTCGGTGCCGCCTACCCTGGTGCAGGGGCTGATCGCTGGAGGTGATTCGGCGCTGCGCAAGTCGAGCGAAAAGTCAGAGGACTCGCGCGAGCAGGGCGCGTTGGACCTTAGTACAGCGGGTTTTAGAAGGAACGAAGCGCCGGACACCCTCGTCGGGATCGCTGCCAGTGGTCGCACACCGTATGTGATTGGAGCGATGGAGCATGCCAAAATGATGGGCGCATTGGTGATCTCGCTCACCTGTGTGGAAGGCTCAGAGATGGCACAGATTGCAGAGATTGCTATCGCTCCAGTGACTGGTCCCGAGGTGGTTACCGGTTCCACTCGTCTTAAGGCGGGCACTGCGACCAAGCTGGTGTTGAATATGCTCTCAACCGGCGTGATGATTCGGACCGGAGCGGTCTACGGCAACCTGATGGTGAATGTGCAGCCGACCAACGACAAGCTGATCGATCGTGCCCAAAGGATTATTGCAGAGGCCACAGAAGTGGATCGGACAACAGCTGCGGAACTACTTACTGAGGCAGGCAGCGTGAAGGTGGCGATTGCCATGCAGAAACTTGGCTTGGATCGCGCGTCTGCCGAAACAAAGCTCGCTGCGGCAGGCGGAAGTCTTGCCCGTGCGCTGGCTTAA
- the ruvB gene encoding Holliday junction branch migration DNA helicase RuvB yields the protein MDFSKTKSKINLNGPKSEAERLVSAGRVDDDAAFDLKLRPTRLNEFIGQTKAKEQLAIALEAARSRGEALDHVLLFGPPGLGKTTLATIIANELEVGFQQTSGPALQIQGDLTAILTNIRDRQVLFLDEIHRLQPVLEEKLYTALEDYKLDIMIGQGPAARTHVMDIKPFTFVAATTRPGLLSSPLRSRFGILLRLEFYTDDELRFVVERSAEVLGVPIDHDGAAEIAMRSRGTPRIANRLLRRVRDYAQVRAAGKIDRDTACKALELLEVDAHGFDELDRRLLRTIIEKYDGGPVGLNTLAAALAEEQDALEEVYEPFLIQIGFLDRTPRGRVATRLAYEHLGIEMPRKLSLF from the coding sequence GTGGATTTTTCAAAGACCAAGTCGAAGATCAATCTGAACGGTCCAAAGTCTGAAGCCGAGCGTCTGGTTTCTGCAGGACGCGTAGATGACGATGCCGCCTTCGATCTGAAACTGCGACCCACGCGTCTCAACGAGTTCATCGGCCAGACCAAGGCCAAGGAGCAGCTTGCCATCGCACTTGAAGCGGCAAGATCACGTGGCGAAGCACTGGATCACGTGCTCCTCTTTGGGCCTCCGGGATTGGGCAAGACGACGCTGGCAACGATCATCGCCAACGAGTTGGAGGTCGGCTTCCAGCAAACCTCGGGACCGGCATTGCAGATTCAGGGCGACCTGACGGCGATCCTCACCAACATCCGCGACAGGCAGGTGCTCTTTCTCGATGAGATTCATCGGCTACAGCCCGTGCTGGAAGAGAAGCTTTACACCGCGCTTGAGGACTACAAGCTCGACATCATGATTGGACAGGGTCCGGCAGCGCGTACGCATGTGATGGACATCAAGCCCTTCACCTTCGTGGCCGCGACAACACGCCCAGGGTTGCTCTCTTCGCCGTTGCGATCGCGCTTCGGCATCTTATTGCGGCTTGAGTTCTACACCGACGACGAATTGCGCTTTGTGGTGGAGCGATCGGCCGAGGTACTTGGCGTTCCGATCGATCACGATGGCGCAGCGGAGATTGCCATGCGCTCGCGGGGAACACCCCGTATTGCCAATCGTCTGTTGCGTCGCGTGCGCGACTACGCACAGGTTCGCGCGGCAGGAAAGATCGACCGCGATACGGCATGCAAGGCGCTCGAGCTGCTGGAGGTCGACGCCCACGGCTTCGACGAGCTCGACCGCCGACTGCTCCGCACCATCATCGAAAAGTACGATGGCGGCCCAGTCGGCTTGAACACGCTGGCTGCAGCTCTGGCCGAGGAGCAGGACGCTCTCGAGGAAGTCTATGAGCCATTCTTGATCCAGATTGGTTTTCTCGATCGCACGCCACGGGGCCGCGTGGCAACGCGTCTGGCCTATGAGCACCTGGGAATCGAGATGCCTCGGAAGCTCAGCCTGTTTTAA
- a CDS encoding GGDEF domain-containing protein yields the protein MDYTTSHISFLVSVGLFTIALFALSLADRCVIGARWFAASTLIEFIKTALQGLNGHIPRLYTVCLANELNVLAFFAMFLGFRWFVVRRPFRAWGWLIPMAATMAVYPFMFLLKMRNWSFSVIGLPVLGICLATILVLWRQKNERFAIPARLTAFLVGINFVMLLYRCVLSIRENSAVGITTPWQDPRWMYSMLVILFVAYCLLLMYTLFTVLEMHANVTHVAGVDALTGALNRRMLMKYASRKFDLSLQTERPLAAIAVDLDNFKRVNDTYGHGGGDVALCAFVELVKETLRPDDVIARTGGEEFVLVLPGMDRDSAAALAENLRYSLEQMRIHYDGRLITMTTSAGVTERRPEDSLAAMLERADRLLYRAKAHGRNCVVTDDHLAQHPKPILVERLRGSRSQSGKMA from the coding sequence ATGGACTACACCACGTCTCACATTTCCTTCCTGGTCTCCGTCGGGTTATTCACGATCGCATTGTTTGCGCTCTCCCTTGCAGATCGTTGCGTAATTGGAGCTCGGTGGTTCGCTGCGTCAACGCTGATTGAGTTCATCAAGACAGCTCTACAGGGCCTAAATGGCCATATTCCGCGACTGTATACGGTTTGCCTCGCCAATGAACTAAACGTTTTGGCCTTTTTCGCCATGTTTCTGGGGTTCCGCTGGTTTGTGGTGCGCAGGCCATTCCGTGCATGGGGATGGCTGATTCCGATGGCAGCGACAATGGCAGTTTATCCCTTCATGTTCCTACTCAAGATGCGGAACTGGTCGTTCAGTGTGATCGGCCTACCCGTACTCGGCATTTGCCTCGCTACGATATTGGTACTGTGGCGGCAAAAGAATGAGCGCTTTGCGATACCGGCACGACTGACAGCTTTTTTGGTGGGGATTAACTTTGTGATGTTGCTTTACCGGTGCGTACTGTCGATTCGAGAAAATTCGGCGGTAGGTATAACGACACCGTGGCAGGACCCACGATGGATGTATTCCATGTTGGTGATTCTGTTTGTTGCCTATTGTTTGCTGCTCATGTACACGCTGTTCACTGTGTTGGAGATGCATGCGAACGTTACACATGTTGCTGGCGTGGATGCTTTGACAGGCGCATTGAATCGCCGCATGTTGATGAAGTATGCCTCCCGGAAGTTTGACCTGAGCCTACAGACAGAAAGGCCTTTGGCAGCGATCGCCGTGGACCTCGACAACTTTAAGCGCGTGAACGACACCTATGGCCATGGCGGCGGCGACGTTGCACTCTGCGCTTTCGTAGAACTGGTGAAGGAGACTCTTCGTCCTGATGATGTGATTGCACGCACCGGGGGCGAGGAGTTTGTGCTGGTCTTGCCAGGGATGGATAGAGATAGCGCCGCGGCACTGGCAGAAAACCTGCGATACAGCCTGGAGCAGATGCGCATTCATTACGATGGTCGGCTCATTACAATGACAACGAGTGCGGGCGTAACAGAGCGGCGGCCAGAAGACTCGCTGGCAGCAATGCTGGAGCGTGCCGATCGATTACTCTATCGAGCGAAGGCCCATGGACGAAACTGCGTTGTAACGGACGACCACTTGGCGCAACACCCGAAACCCATACTCGTAGAGAGGCTTCGGGGATCACGATCGCAGAGTGGAAAAATGGCTTAA